From Carbonactinospora thermoautotrophica, the proteins below share one genomic window:
- a CDS encoding LAGLIDADG family homing endonuclease — protein sequence MSVAPDEPVLFTDRDGRFVLRRIGPAVDAEIEATGLGELDGTVSVDLVARQPRVSPVKQFIRHHHKGLMYRIKTVYGRSVNVTGGHSVFTFENGELTLKPASELRVGDLAVAPRQLPRPVEPQEELDLALLLKRSGQDHAIRIEGEAVRRLMVQKIAARQPSYLRRDEERVRLPQEVWARLAAVRKTRGITLADMACRLGYRQACSISEFETCRSLPPASVFTRYLAELDEPWPAEAEKVPALVDQWAASPDTARNARYRGTSQATWLADLDETDLAWLAAEPDGRDVVLYPRAHRADTVNRYLPVTEDLCYMLGWYLAEGSCSASSRLSFSLGANDEPYLPELMAVIERVTGRRAVLARSERFPGSRHVYVQAPLFVRLVRALGMGGRAHEKRLPDLVLNCREEHQLAFLEGYYLGDGTKYVDGRAVVFATSSRELADGLLYLLGQLGVLASIHDRGAYEFEIRGSKVETKSSYLISVASRDSLQKLRRLWRRTACAEGFERRISEGWSKSVYTPISDTLIGLPIKEIEVTEYDSDVYDLSVPEDENFISGTGGLLTHNTDADVDGAHIRCLLLTLFYRYMRPMIEAGRVYAAVPPLHRIEVIGNGRRRNEYVYTYSDNEMKRVVADLLKRGKKIKEPIQRYKGLGEMDADQLAETTMDPRRRTLRRITIADAEVAERMFELLMGNEVAPRRDFITQSASLLDRSRIDT from the coding sequence ATGTCGGTCGCGCCGGACGAGCCGGTGCTCTTCACAGACCGCGACGGCCGTTTCGTACTCCGGCGGATCGGGCCCGCGGTGGACGCGGAGATCGAGGCCACGGGGTTGGGGGAGTTGGACGGTACCGTCAGCGTCGATCTCGTGGCCAGGCAGCCCCGGGTGAGTCCGGTCAAGCAGTTCATCCGGCATCACCATAAGGGACTGATGTACCGGATCAAGACCGTGTACGGGCGCAGCGTCAACGTCACCGGCGGGCACTCGGTCTTCACGTTCGAAAACGGTGAGCTGACCCTGAAGCCCGCGAGTGAACTGCGGGTCGGCGACCTCGCGGTGGCTCCGCGGCAACTGCCGCGACCGGTGGAACCGCAAGAAGAGCTCGATCTCGCCCTCCTGCTGAAGCGGTCCGGGCAGGACCACGCGATCCGTATCGAAGGTGAGGCGGTACGGCGCCTGATGGTGCAGAAGATCGCCGCTCGACAGCCTTCTTACCTGCGGCGGGATGAGGAGCGCGTGCGGCTCCCGCAGGAGGTGTGGGCGCGTTTGGCGGCTGTTCGCAAGACACGTGGCATCACGCTTGCCGACATGGCTTGTCGCTTGGGTTACCGACAGGCGTGCAGCATCAGCGAGTTCGAAACCTGTCGCAGCCTTCCGCCGGCATCGGTCTTCACACGTTATCTGGCCGAGTTGGATGAACCCTGGCCTGCCGAAGCCGAGAAGGTGCCAGCGCTCGTGGACCAGTGGGCAGCTTCCCCGGACACGGCGCGAAACGCGAGGTATCGCGGCACGTCACAGGCGACCTGGCTGGCGGATCTGGACGAGACGGATTTGGCGTGGCTCGCCGCCGAGCCGGACGGGCGAGACGTCGTCCTGTACCCACGGGCGCACCGGGCCGACACGGTGAACCGGTACCTGCCGGTGACCGAGGACCTCTGCTACATGCTCGGCTGGTACCTGGCAGAGGGTTCCTGCTCCGCCAGCAGCCGGCTGAGCTTCTCGCTCGGTGCGAACGACGAGCCTTACCTGCCGGAGCTCATGGCCGTGATTGAGCGTGTCACAGGGCGACGTGCGGTGCTCGCGCGGAGCGAGCGTTTCCCCGGCAGCCGCCACGTCTACGTCCAGGCGCCACTCTTCGTGCGCCTGGTGCGAGCCCTGGGCATGGGCGGGCGCGCGCATGAGAAGCGGTTGCCCGATCTGGTCCTGAACTGTCGGGAAGAACACCAGCTGGCGTTTCTCGAGGGGTACTACCTCGGAGACGGAACGAAGTACGTGGACGGCCGTGCCGTCGTCTTCGCGACCTCGTCGCGGGAGTTGGCCGATGGCCTGCTCTATCTGCTGGGTCAGTTGGGCGTTCTCGCTTCGATCCATGATCGTGGTGCGTACGAGTTCGAGATTCGCGGGTCGAAGGTCGAGACGAAGTCCAGCTATCTGATCTCCGTGGCTTCCCGCGATTCCCTTCAGAAGCTGCGTCGGCTGTGGCGCCGGACGGCATGTGCGGAGGGCTTCGAGCGGCGTATCTCCGAAGGCTGGTCGAAGAGCGTTTACACCCCGATCTCAGACACGTTGATCGGGCTGCCCATCAAGGAGATCGAGGTCACCGAGTACGACTCGGACGTCTATGACCTGTCAGTGCCCGAAGACGAGAACTTCATCTCCGGAACGGGCGGGCTGCTGACCCACAACACCGACGCGGACGTGGACGGCGCGCACATCCGGTGCCTGCTGCTCACGCTCTTCTACCGGTACATGCGGCCGATGATCGAGGCCGGCCGGGTGTACGCGGCCGTGCCGCCGCTGCACCGGATCGAGGTGATCGGCAACGGGCGCCGACGCAATGAGTACGTCTACACGTACTCGGACAACGAGATGAAGCGGGTCGTGGCTGACCTGCTCAAGCGCGGCAAGAAGATCAAGGAGCCGATCCAGCGGTACAAGGGTCTGGGCGAGATGGACGCCGACCAGCTCGCCGAGACCACGATGGACCCCCGCCGCAGGACCCTGCGCCGCATCACCATCGCCGATGCCGAAGTGGCCGAACGCATGTTCGAGCTGCTGATGGGTAACGAGGTCGCGCCGCGCCGGGACTTCATCACCCAGTCGGCGAGCCTGCTGGACCGCTCCCGCATCGACACGTAA
- a CDS encoding PP2C family protein-serine/threonine phosphatase, whose translation MGKVRWSVRTLALSDWRPAAVLAGLDRLFSILESEESLTTLVYAVVDPREHTIEMSDAGHLPLLIASRDGEPKLYKAVVGSLPLGIAEPRTQCTVRLRPGDTVIGFSDGLVETRQRDFEAGLRTLVECVRGFSGPLDTLLDHVVLQLLDGQAHDDVTVLAVRLS comes from the coding sequence ATGGGCAAGGTGCGCTGGTCGGTCCGCACGCTCGCGTTGTCGGACTGGCGCCCCGCGGCAGTGCTGGCCGGGCTCGACCGGCTGTTCTCGATCCTGGAGTCGGAGGAGTCGCTCACCACGCTCGTGTACGCCGTGGTCGACCCGCGCGAACACACGATCGAGATGAGCGACGCCGGGCACCTGCCGTTGCTGATCGCGTCCCGGGACGGCGAGCCCAAGCTGTACAAGGCTGTTGTCGGATCGCTGCCGCTCGGGATCGCCGAGCCGCGGACCCAGTGCACCGTGCGGCTCCGGCCGGGGGATACGGTCATCGGCTTCAGCGACGGCCTGGTGGAGACCCGACAGCGTGACTTCGAAGCCGGGCTGCGTACCTTGGTGGAGTGCGTGCGGGGGTTCTCGGGTCCCCTGGACACGCTGCTCGACCATGTGGTCTTGCAACTGCTGGACGGGCAAGCACACGACGACGTCACCGTGCTCGCGGTGCGACTTTCCTGA
- a CDS encoding HPr family phosphocarrier protein translates to MPERRVTIGSTVGLHARPASIFVKAAAASPVPVTIGRPGGGQVDARSILAVLALGARYGEEVVLRAEGDGADSVLEELASLLAQDLDADR, encoded by the coding sequence ATGCCGGAACGTCGGGTCACGATCGGCTCCACCGTCGGGCTGCACGCGCGCCCGGCCAGCATCTTCGTGAAGGCCGCGGCGGCATCGCCGGTACCGGTCACGATCGGCAGGCCGGGCGGCGGCCAGGTGGACGCGCGCAGCATCCTGGCCGTCCTGGCGCTCGGCGCCAGGTACGGCGAGGAGGTCGTGCTGCGGGCCGAAGGCGACGGCGCGGACAGCGTGCTGGAGGAGCTCGCGTCGCTGCTCGCCCAGGATCTGGACGCGGACCGCTGA
- a CDS encoding TIGR00725 family protein — protein MTRYVAVVGPGDAGPDLVALAEEVGARLARAGAVVLTGGLGGVMAAASRGAAEAGGLTVGLLPGADRAEANPHVRVAVPTGLGQGRNVLLVRACDVLICVGGSWGTLSEVALARRLGRPVVALAGWTVLDPTGRPVEDGILRASTAAQAVDLALRAIDR, from the coding sequence ATGACCAGGTACGTCGCGGTGGTCGGGCCCGGGGACGCCGGGCCCGACCTGGTGGCGCTGGCCGAGGAGGTCGGCGCGCGGCTCGCCCGGGCCGGCGCGGTCGTGCTGACCGGGGGTCTGGGCGGGGTCATGGCGGCCGCCAGCCGGGGCGCGGCCGAGGCCGGGGGGCTCACCGTGGGGCTGCTGCCCGGCGCCGACCGGGCGGAGGCGAACCCGCACGTGCGGGTGGCCGTCCCGACCGGGCTCGGCCAGGGGCGCAACGTGCTGCTGGTGCGGGCGTGCGACGTGCTGATCTGCGTCGGCGGCAGCTGGGGCACCCTGAGCGAGGTCGCGCTGGCCCGCCGGCTGGGCAGGCCGGTCGTGGCGCTGGCCGGCTGGACCGTGCTCGACCCGACCGGCCGCCCGGTCGAGGACGGCATCCTCCGCGCCAGCACCGCGGCGCAGGCGGTCGACCTGGCCCTCCGCGCGATCGACCGGTGA
- a CDS encoding DNA gyrase/topoisomerase IV subunit A, which produces MARRTTKSTGPDLPEDYEEKIVDIDVAEEMQGSFLEYAYSVIYSRALPDARDGLKPVHRRILYQMNEMGLRPDRGHVKCARVVGDVMGKLHPHGDAAIYDALVRMAQPFAMRLPLVDGHGNFGSLDDGPAAYRYTECRLAPPALLMVESIDEETIDFAPNYDGQGTEPVVLPAAFPNLLVNGASGIAVGMATNIPPHNLTEVIAACRYLIKNPHATLDDLMRYVPGPDLPTGGKIVGLEGIRDAYETGRGTFRIRATARIENITPRRKGIVVTELPYNVGPEKVISKIKELVQGKKLQGIADVKDLTDRQHGLRLVIEVKTGFNPEAILEQLYKLTPMEDSFGINNVALVDGQPLTLGLKEMLEVYVDHRFDVVRRRCLYRRRKAEERAHIVEGLLVALDNIDEVVRVIRSSRDTGEARDRLMSAFDLSEIQAQHILDMPLRRLTSLEVTKLREELAELHRTIAELTAILESDELLRKVVSDELAQVAKKYGTPRRTVLLESAGTPAALPLEVPDEPCWVLLSSTGLLARTADAEPLPNEGGRAKHDAIVAAVRSTARGEVLAVTSRGRALRLPVLDMPVLPRTATTPNLAGGAPLSEFAELGPDERVLGLCSLATDSPGLALGTRQGVVKRVTPDYPANKEEFEVIGLREGDEVVGAVELRTGEEDLVFITSNAQLLRFSATNVRPQGRPAGGMTGIRLDEGAEVVFFGAVDPARQSVVVTVAGSSNTLPGANGGTIKVTDYAEYPPKGRATGGVRCHRFLKGEDRLVLAWAGHTPAKGAAESGVPVDLPAELGRRDGSGQPLTEPLAAVGGAL; this is translated from the coding sequence ATGGCACGCCGCACGACCAAGAGCACCGGTCCTGACCTGCCCGAGGACTACGAGGAGAAGATCGTCGACATCGACGTCGCCGAGGAGATGCAGGGCAGCTTTCTCGAGTACGCGTACTCGGTCATCTACTCGCGTGCCCTGCCCGACGCCCGGGACGGCCTCAAGCCGGTCCACCGGCGGATCCTCTACCAGATGAACGAGATGGGGCTGCGCCCCGACCGCGGGCACGTCAAGTGCGCCCGCGTGGTCGGCGACGTGATGGGCAAGCTCCACCCGCACGGCGACGCCGCGATCTACGACGCGCTGGTCCGCATGGCGCAGCCGTTCGCCATGCGGCTGCCGCTGGTCGACGGGCACGGCAACTTCGGCTCGCTCGACGACGGCCCGGCCGCGTACCGGTACACCGAGTGCCGTCTCGCCCCGCCGGCGCTGCTCATGGTCGAGTCGATCGACGAGGAGACGATCGACTTCGCCCCGAACTACGACGGCCAGGGCACCGAGCCGGTCGTGCTCCCGGCGGCGTTCCCGAACCTGCTGGTCAACGGCGCCTCCGGCATCGCGGTCGGCATGGCGACGAACATCCCGCCGCACAACCTGACCGAGGTGATCGCCGCCTGCCGGTACCTGATCAAGAACCCGCACGCGACCCTCGACGACCTGATGCGGTACGTGCCCGGCCCCGACCTGCCCACCGGCGGCAAGATCGTCGGCCTGGAGGGGATCCGGGACGCGTACGAGACCGGACGCGGCACCTTCCGGATCCGCGCCACCGCCCGGATCGAGAACATCACGCCGCGCCGCAAGGGCATCGTCGTCACCGAGTTGCCGTACAACGTCGGCCCCGAGAAGGTGATCTCCAAGATCAAGGAACTGGTCCAGGGCAAGAAGCTCCAGGGCATCGCCGACGTCAAGGACCTCACCGACCGGCAGCACGGTCTGCGGCTGGTGATCGAGGTCAAGACCGGGTTCAACCCGGAGGCGATCCTCGAGCAGCTGTACAAGCTGACGCCGATGGAGGACTCCTTCGGCATCAACAACGTGGCCCTGGTCGACGGGCAGCCGCTCACGCTGGGCCTGAAGGAGATGCTGGAGGTCTACGTCGACCACCGGTTCGACGTGGTCCGGCGGCGCTGCCTGTACCGGCGGCGCAAGGCCGAGGAGCGCGCCCACATCGTCGAGGGCCTGCTCGTCGCACTGGACAACATCGACGAGGTCGTGCGGGTCATCCGGTCCAGTCGCGACACCGGCGAGGCGCGGGACCGGCTGATGTCGGCCTTCGACCTGAGCGAGATCCAGGCCCAGCACATCCTCGACATGCCGCTGCGTCGGCTGACCAGCCTGGAGGTCACCAAGCTGCGCGAGGAGCTGGCGGAGCTGCACCGTACGATCGCCGAGCTGACCGCGATCCTGGAGTCCGACGAGCTGCTGCGCAAGGTCGTCTCGGACGAGCTGGCCCAGGTGGCGAAGAAGTACGGCACGCCGCGCCGGACCGTGCTGCTGGAGTCGGCCGGCACCCCGGCGGCGCTGCCGCTGGAGGTACCGGACGAGCCGTGCTGGGTGCTGCTCTCCTCCACCGGGCTGCTCGCCCGCACCGCCGACGCCGAGCCGTTGCCGAACGAGGGCGGGCGGGCCAAGCACGACGCGATCGTGGCGGCGGTGCGGTCCACCGCGCGCGGGGAGGTGCTGGCCGTCACATCACGCGGCCGGGCGTTGCGGCTGCCGGTGCTGGACATGCCGGTGCTGCCGCGCACGGCGACCACGCCGAACCTCGCGGGCGGCGCGCCGCTGAGCGAGTTCGCCGAACTGGGGCCGGACGAGCGGGTGCTCGGCCTGTGCTCGCTGGCCACGGACTCCCCCGGCCTGGCCCTCGGCACCCGACAGGGCGTGGTGAAGCGGGTGACGCCGGACTACCCGGCCAACAAGGAGGAGTTCGAGGTCATCGGCCTGCGCGAGGGCGACGAGGTGGTCGGCGCGGTCGAGTTGCGCACCGGCGAGGAGGACCTGGTCTTCATCACCTCCAACGCCCAGCTGCTGCGGTTCTCCGCCACCAACGTGCGTCCGCAGGGCCGCCCGGCGGGCGGCATGACCGGCATCCGGCTGGACGAAGGCGCCGAGGTGGTGTTCTTCGGGGCCGTGGACCCGGCGCGGCAGTCGGTCGTGGTGACCGTGGCCGGATCGTCGAACACGCTGCCGGGCGCGAACGGCGGCACGATCAAGGTGACCGACTACGCCGAGTACCCGCCCAAGGGCCGGGCGACCGGCGGGGTGCGCTGCCACCGGTTCCTGAAGGGCGAGGACCGGCTGGTCCTCGCCTGGGCCGGCCACACCCCGGCGAAGGGCGCCGCGGAGTCCGGCGTCCCGGTCGACCTGCCGGCCGAACTCGGCAGGCGCGACGGCTCCGGCCAGCCGCTCACCGAGCCGCTGGCCGCCGTCGGCGGGGCGTTGTAG
- a CDS encoding AMP-binding protein produces the protein MTENAPAATEAFRAARDFLLAHREDYDTAYKGFRWPELTEFNWALDWFDVIAADGSPTAGRTALWIVEEDGSETKLSFADLSARSHQVAAWLRHHGVRRGDRVLLLLGNIAPLWETMLAAIKLGAVIIPATTLLSPADLRDRIERGNVRHVITSSDNAGKFDEVPGDYTRVAVGQPVAGWLRYEDAYQSVLGFEPEEPTRADDPLLLYFTSGTTAKPKLVEHTHASYPVGHLSTMYWIGLRPGDVHLNISSPGWAKHAWSCVFAPWNAEATVLVFNYARFSAPQLLEVMARCGVTTFCAPPTVWRMLIQEDLSAWQVPLREVVGAGEPLNPEVIEQVQRAWGITIRDGYGQTETTAQVGNTPGQPVKLGSMGRPLPGYTVALIDPVTDRPAREGEICLDLGARPLGLMTGYQDDPERTADATRGGYYHTGDVGSVDEEGYITYVGRADDVFKASDYRISPFELESVLIEHEAVAEAAVVPSPDPVRLAVPKAYVVLAPGHEPTAETAFSILKYARENLAPYKRVRRLEFAELPKTISGKIRRVELRQQEQSRQGSGAPRRGAREFWEEDFPELKG, from the coding sequence GTGACCGAGAACGCACCCGCCGCGACTGAGGCGTTCCGCGCCGCGCGTGACTTCCTCCTAGCGCACCGCGAGGACTACGACACCGCGTACAAGGGGTTCCGCTGGCCGGAGCTCACCGAGTTCAATTGGGCGCTGGACTGGTTCGACGTGATCGCGGCCGACGGCTCGCCCACCGCCGGCCGGACCGCGCTGTGGATCGTGGAGGAGGACGGCAGCGAGACCAAGCTCTCCTTCGCCGACCTCTCCGCCCGCTCCCACCAAGTGGCGGCCTGGCTGCGCCACCACGGGGTACGGCGCGGCGACCGGGTGCTGCTCCTGCTCGGCAACATCGCGCCGCTGTGGGAGACCATGCTCGCCGCGATCAAGCTGGGCGCGGTGATCATCCCGGCCACCACCCTGCTCAGCCCGGCGGACCTGCGGGACCGGATCGAGCGGGGCAACGTCCGGCACGTGATCACCTCCTCCGACAACGCCGGCAAGTTCGACGAGGTGCCCGGGGACTACACCCGCGTCGCGGTCGGCCAGCCGGTGGCCGGCTGGCTGCGGTACGAGGACGCGTACCAGAGCGTGCTCGGCTTCGAGCCCGAGGAGCCGACCAGGGCGGACGACCCGCTGCTGCTGTACTTCACCTCGGGCACGACCGCGAAGCCGAAGCTGGTCGAGCACACGCACGCGAGCTACCCGGTCGGACACCTGTCGACCATGTACTGGATCGGCCTGCGGCCCGGCGACGTGCACCTGAACATCTCCTCGCCCGGCTGGGCCAAACACGCCTGGTCGTGCGTGTTCGCGCCGTGGAACGCCGAGGCGACCGTGCTGGTGTTCAACTACGCCCGGTTCTCCGCGCCGCAACTGCTGGAGGTGATGGCCCGCTGCGGGGTCACCACGTTCTGCGCGCCGCCCACCGTGTGGCGGATGCTCATCCAGGAGGACCTGAGCGCCTGGCAGGTGCCGCTGCGCGAGGTGGTCGGCGCCGGTGAGCCGCTCAACCCCGAGGTGATCGAGCAGGTGCAGCGTGCCTGGGGGATCACGATCCGGGACGGGTACGGCCAGACCGAGACCACCGCGCAGGTCGGCAACACTCCGGGCCAGCCGGTGAAGCTCGGCTCGATGGGCCGGCCGCTGCCCGGCTACACGGTCGCGCTCATCGACCCGGTCACCGACCGGCCCGCGCGCGAGGGCGAGATCTGCCTGGACCTCGGCGCGCGCCCACTCGGCCTGATGACCGGGTACCAGGACGACCCGGAGCGCACCGCCGACGCGACGCGCGGCGGGTACTACCACACCGGTGACGTGGGGTCGGTCGACGAGGAGGGCTACATCACGTATGTGGGCCGGGCCGACGACGTGTTCAAGGCGAGCGACTACCGGATCTCGCCGTTCGAGCTGGAGAGCGTGCTGATCGAGCACGAGGCGGTGGCCGAGGCGGCCGTGGTGCCCTCGCCGGACCCGGTGCGGCTCGCGGTGCCGAAGGCGTACGTGGTGCTGGCGCCCGGGCACGAGCCGACCGCCGAGACCGCGTTCTCGATCCTCAAGTACGCGCGGGAGAACCTGGCCCCGTACAAGCGGGTGCGCCGGCTGGAGTTCGCCGAGCTGCCGAAAACGATCTCCGGCAAGATCCGCCGGGTCGAGCTGCGCCAGCAGGAGCAGTCCCGGCAGGGCTCGGGCGCACCGCGGCGCGGCGCGCGGGAATTCTGGGAGGAGGACTTCCCGGAGCTGAAGGGTTAG
- a CDS encoding DUF7455 domain-containing protein codes for MTTALAPAGQLTAADRCDRCGAQAYIRVVLANGGELLFCAHHGRKYEAGLKRVAAEIHDETARLQATPATAPDEDR; via the coding sequence GTGACCACAGCTCTTGCTCCCGCCGGCCAGCTCACGGCTGCCGACCGTTGCGACCGCTGCGGCGCCCAGGCCTACATCCGCGTGGTCCTGGCCAACGGCGGTGAACTCCTGTTCTGCGCCCACCACGGTCGCAAGTACGAGGCTGGCCTGAAGCGCGTCGCGGCCGAGATCCACGACGAGACCGCGCGTCTGCAGGCCACACCGGCGACCGCCCCCGACGAGGATCGGTGA
- a CDS encoding sucrase ferredoxin produces the protein MTYCSTWSRVLAEPLAGTAPVARAWLAVEQPGPWGRNALTESHLDPGLGAELDRRAADAGIRVALIRPPGRHADTHHLVPRRILLAYTAPGRTWLEHAVVSDPAELLDLDLAALAAGERPGLGEPVAEPTLLVCTNARRDTCCALGGRPLAQHLARGYGDRVWETSHLGGHRFAPTAVVLPAGYAHGRIEDGAALLKAAEAGEVALETCRGRSTWARPGQVAELAVRHRTGESAVDALRVGEPVGDGAGAWLVHVTHADGRTWQVRVVRRPAEPPRPESCGKPPGRPDTYVAEEVSPRA, from the coding sequence GTGACGTACTGCTCGACCTGGAGCCGGGTGCTCGCCGAGCCGCTCGCCGGCACCGCTCCGGTCGCCCGCGCCTGGCTGGCCGTGGAGCAGCCCGGGCCCTGGGGTCGGAACGCGCTCACCGAGAGCCACCTGGATCCGGGCCTCGGGGCTGAGCTGGACCGCCGTGCCGCGGACGCTGGGATACGGGTCGCGCTGATCCGCCCGCCCGGCCGGCACGCCGACACCCACCACCTGGTTCCGCGCCGGATCCTCCTCGCGTACACCGCGCCCGGCCGGACGTGGCTGGAGCACGCGGTCGTCTCCGACCCGGCCGAGCTGCTGGACCTGGACCTCGCCGCGCTGGCGGCCGGGGAGCGCCCCGGCCTGGGCGAGCCCGTCGCCGAGCCGACCCTGCTGGTCTGCACGAACGCCCGCCGGGACACCTGCTGTGCGCTGGGGGGCCGGCCGCTGGCCCAGCACCTGGCGCGCGGGTACGGCGACCGGGTCTGGGAGACGAGCCACCTGGGCGGGCACCGGTTCGCGCCGACGGCTGTTGTGTTGCCCGCCGGGTACGCGCACGGGCGGATCGAGGACGGTGCCGCCCTTCTCAAGGCAGCCGAGGCCGGCGAGGTCGCCCTGGAGACCTGCCGGGGCCGGTCCACCTGGGCCCGCCCCGGCCAGGTGGCCGAGCTCGCGGTGCGCCACCGGACCGGGGAGAGCGCCGTGGACGCCCTGCGGGTCGGCGAACCGGTGGGGGACGGCGCGGGCGCGTGGCTGGTCCACGTCACGCACGCCGACGGGCGCACCTGGCAGGTGCGGGTGGTGCGCCGGCCGGCCGAGCCGCCCCGCCCGGAAAGCTGCGGCAAGCCGCCAGGCCGGCCGGACACGTACGTGGCCGAGGAGGTCAGCCCACGAGCCTGA
- a CDS encoding HD domain-containing protein, protein MAFTVEDAVRIARRAHAGQRDKLGKPYIGHPLRVMARMQTDEERMVAVLHDVLEDTPLTAEDLRRAGCPEHVVQAVIALTKLPGEPLESAMARAAAHPLAHAVKQADIEDNTDPRRLGQLDPATAQRLRRKYAESRRLLEAYSR, encoded by the coding sequence GTGGCGTTCACGGTCGAAGACGCGGTACGGATCGCGCGCCGGGCCCATGCCGGCCAGCGGGACAAGCTGGGCAAGCCGTACATCGGCCATCCCCTGCGCGTGATGGCCCGGATGCAGACCGACGAGGAACGCATGGTGGCCGTGCTGCACGACGTCCTGGAGGACACCCCGCTGACCGCGGAGGACCTGCGCCGGGCGGGCTGCCCTGAGCACGTGGTCCAAGCGGTCATCGCCCTCACCAAGCTGCCGGGCGAGCCGCTGGAGTCCGCCATGGCCCGCGCGGCCGCCCACCCGCTGGCGCACGCGGTCAAGCAGGCCGATATCGAGGACAACACCGATCCGCGGCGGCTCGGTCAGCTCGACCCGGCGACCGCGCAGCGGCTGCGCCGCAAGTACGCGGAGTCCCGCCGGTTGCTGGAGGCGTACTCGCGGTAG
- a CDS encoding RNA polymerase sigma factor → MSASTSRSLPPEIAMSDQVQALIQRGRAQGYIAADELRRAFEEAQIPMSRAKAILRSLSEEGVTVMVSAAESAAPKRRRTVAAKSAANKRATTQSVVTTRSAAKKPAQAAEPTETEATQDATTVEAAETAPAPKTARKTAAKETGARKTGAKAAKTDEPVEGEAPTRKAAAKKATAKKTAKKAGGKKADELLDVEVDDLDLEDLDLDEDLDVEDEDEGFVITDDDSDEPAAQVAQAGATADPVKDYLKQIGKVPLLNAEQEVELAKRIEAGLFAEEKLNSGEKLSPKYRRELEIIAEDGRRAKNHLLEANLRLVVSLAKRYTGRGMLFLDLIQEGNLGLIRAVEKFDYTKGYKFSTYATWWIRQAITRAMADQARTIRIPVHMVEVINKLARVQRQMLQDLGREPTPEELAKELDMTPEKVIEVQKYGREPISLHTPLGEDGDSEFGDLIEDSEAVVPADAVSFTLLQEQLHSVLDTLSEREAGVVSMRFGLTDGQPKTLDEIGKVYGVTRERIRQIESKTMSKLRHPSRSQVLRDYLD, encoded by the coding sequence GTGTCGGCCAGTACGTCCCGTTCGCTCCCGCCCGAGATCGCCATGTCCGACCAGGTGCAAGCGCTGATCCAACGGGGTAGGGCTCAGGGGTACATCGCAGCCGACGAGCTGCGTCGCGCGTTCGAAGAGGCGCAGATACCGATGAGCCGCGCCAAGGCGATTCTGCGCAGCCTCAGTGAGGAGGGCGTGACCGTCATGGTCAGTGCCGCCGAGTCCGCAGCCCCCAAGCGCCGTAGAACGGTCGCGGCCAAGAGCGCTGCCAATAAGCGCGCCACGACCCAAAGCGTCGTTACCACCCGGAGCGCCGCGAAGAAGCCGGCCCAGGCGGCCGAGCCGACCGAGACCGAGGCGACGCAGGATGCCACGACGGTCGAGGCTGCCGAGACGGCTCCGGCTCCCAAGACCGCGAGGAAGACCGCGGCCAAGGAGACCGGGGCCAGGAAGACCGGTGCCAAGGCGGCCAAGACCGACGAGCCGGTCGAAGGCGAAGCCCCGACCCGCAAGGCAGCAGCCAAGAAGGCGACCGCCAAGAAGACGGCCAAGAAGGCCGGCGGCAAGAAGGCAGATGAACTGCTCGACGTCGAGGTCGACGACCTGGACCTCGAGGACCTCGACCTGGACGAGGACCTGGACGTCGAGGACGAGGACGAGGGCTTCGTCATCACCGACGACGACTCCGACGAGCCCGCCGCCCAGGTGGCCCAGGCCGGCGCGACCGCCGATCCGGTCAAGGATTACCTCAAGCAGATCGGCAAGGTCCCGCTGCTCAACGCCGAGCAGGAGGTCGAGCTCGCGAAGCGGATCGAGGCCGGTCTGTTCGCCGAGGAGAAGCTGAATTCCGGCGAGAAGCTGTCGCCGAAGTACCGGCGTGAGCTGGAGATCATCGCCGAGGACGGCCGGCGGGCCAAGAACCACCTGCTCGAGGCGAACCTCCGGCTCGTGGTCTCGCTCGCCAAGCGGTACACCGGCCGCGGCATGCTCTTCCTGGACCTCATCCAGGAGGGGAACCTGGGTCTCATCCGCGCGGTCGAGAAGTTCGACTACACCAAGGGCTACAAGTTCTCCACGTACGCGACGTGGTGGATTCGGCAGGCGATCACCCGGGCCATGGCGGACCAGGCGCGCACCATTCGCATCCCGGTCCACATGGTCGAAGTGATCAACAAGCTGGCCCGCGTCCAGCGCCAGATGCTCCAGGACCTGGGCCGCGAGCCCACCCCGGAGGAGCTGGCCAAGGAGCTCGACATGACCCCGGAGAAGGTCATCGAGGTCCAGAAGTACGGTCGCGAGCCGATCAGCCTCCACACGCCGCTCGGCGAGGACGGCGACAGCGAGTTCGGCGACCTCATCGAGGACTCCGAGGCGGTCGTCCCAGCCGACGCGGTCAGCTTCACCCTGCTGCAGGAGCAGCTGCACTCGGTCCTGGACACGCTGTCGGAGCGGGAGGCGGGTGTGGTGTCGATGCGTTTCGGCCTCACCGACGGCCAGCCCAAGACGCTGGACGAGATCGGCAAGGTCTACGGCGTCACTCGCGAGCGCATCCGACAGATCGAGTCCAAGACCATGTCGAAGCTGCGCCACCCGTCCCGCTCGCAGGTCCTGCGCGACTACCTCGACTGA